The following proteins are encoded in a genomic region of Streptomyces sp. NBC_01723:
- a CDS encoding M16 family metallopeptidase: MPMGHTATAQADSGGLTATEHRLANGLRVVLSEDHLTPVAAVCLWYDVGSRHEVKGRTGLAHLFEHLMFQGSAQVKGNGHFELVQGAGGSLNGTTSFERTNYFETMPAHQLELALWLEADRMGSLLSALDEESMENQRDVVKNERRQRYDNVPYGTAFEKLTALAYPEGHPYHHTPIGSMADLDAATLEDARAFFRTYYAPNNAVLSVVGDIDPEQTLAWIEKYFGSIASHDGKQAPRDGSLPDVMGGQLREVVEEEVPARALMAAYRLPEDGTRASDAADLALTVLGGGESSRLYNRLVRRDRTAVAAGFGLLRLAGAPSLGWLDVKTSGDVEVPVIEAAIDEELARFAEEGPTAEEMERAQAQLEREWLDRLGTVAGRADELCRYAVLFGDPQLALTAVQRVLEVTAAEVQEVAKARLRPDNRAVLVYEPTAPTAENDATDENEEAAK; the protein is encoded by the coding sequence ATGCCCATGGGTCACACGGCCACAGCCCAGGCAGACTCCGGCGGCCTGACAGCGACCGAGCACCGCCTGGCCAACGGCCTGCGCGTGGTGCTCTCCGAGGACCACCTGACCCCGGTCGCTGCGGTGTGCCTCTGGTACGACGTCGGTTCCCGCCACGAGGTCAAGGGACGTACCGGCCTGGCTCACCTTTTCGAGCACCTCATGTTCCAGGGCTCCGCCCAGGTCAAGGGCAACGGTCACTTCGAGCTGGTGCAGGGCGCCGGCGGCTCGCTCAACGGCACCACCAGCTTCGAGCGGACCAACTACTTCGAGACCATGCCCGCCCACCAGCTGGAGCTCGCCCTCTGGCTGGAGGCCGACCGCATGGGCTCCCTGCTGTCCGCCCTCGACGAAGAGTCGATGGAGAACCAGCGGGACGTCGTCAAGAACGAGCGCCGCCAGCGCTACGACAACGTCCCCTACGGCACGGCCTTCGAGAAGCTGACCGCCCTCGCCTACCCGGAGGGTCACCCCTACCACCACACGCCGATCGGTTCCATGGCCGACCTGGACGCGGCCACCCTGGAGGACGCCCGCGCGTTCTTCCGCACGTACTACGCGCCGAACAACGCGGTGCTGTCGGTCGTCGGCGACATCGACCCCGAGCAGACGCTGGCCTGGATCGAGAAGTACTTCGGTTCCATCGCCTCGCACGACGGCAAGCAGGCCCCCCGGGACGGCTCGCTGCCCGACGTCATGGGCGGCCAGCTGCGCGAGGTCGTCGAGGAGGAGGTCCCGGCCCGCGCCCTGATGGCGGCCTACCGCCTCCCGGAGGACGGCACGCGCGCGAGCGACGCGGCCGACCTGGCGCTCACCGTCCTGGGCGGCGGCGAGTCCTCCCGCCTGTACAACCGGCTGGTGCGGCGCGACCGTACGGCCGTCGCCGCCGGGTTCGGCCTGCTGCGGCTCGCCGGGGCGCCCTCCCTGGGGTGGCTCGACGTGAAGACGTCCGGTGACGTCGAGGTGCCGGTCATCGAGGCCGCCATCGACGAGGAGCTGGCCCGGTTCGCCGAGGAGGGCCCCACCGCCGAGGAGATGGAGCGTGCCCAGGCCCAGCTGGAGCGCGAGTGGCTGGACCGGCTGGGCACGGTCGCCGGCCGCGCCGACGAACTGTGCCGGTACGCCGTGCTGTTCGGCGACCCGCAGCTCGCCCTCACCGCCGTGCAGCGGGTGCTCGAGGTGACGGCGGCGGAAGTCCAGGAGGTCGCCAAGGCCCGCCTGCGCCCCGACAACCGCGCGGTGCTCGTCTACGAGCCGACCGCCCCCACCGCCGAGAACGACGCCACCGACGAGAACGAGGAGGCGGCCAAGTGA
- a CDS encoding MFS transporter — MTTTLAPPVPIRKAAVGALGILALSTGALESVVAPTIPLLERELDMSQSEGALLSIILLITGALITPLAGKLGDRYGGKKILIRLMAVVSVGGTVSALAPNLPVLLVGQVLQGAMIGALPLSFIVVREHLPAGESKVAIGVVSGLFVGGSMVGMLSAGPVAEQLSRHWMFALPTLAVIGATLLVNRLMPTDPPGRSDGSGIDWPGLLLLSGMLVTLMLLLALAPEAGSQPLAFVALVLVLAAFVAGWVRVERRAAAPMIDLRMLARPAIWKACVLTFVICLGATMAVYLIPQLLDERGDGYGFGAGATEIGFFLLPGAVAATLAGPLGGIGERRFGSRAVVNTGVVMMTVGLLAVAAVHTEVWHLVVGKMLIALANGLCVTAMMTSTATAVDQGDTGIATSLILVSRVVGSAVGGQLGGALLTAGTPSGTKVAAESAYVTGFVIAGVVVSLALFVTRTMSKGVKA; from the coding sequence ATGACCACAACCCTGGCTCCCCCGGTCCCCATCAGGAAGGCCGCTGTCGGGGCCCTCGGCATACTGGCGCTGTCCACCGGTGCCCTGGAGTCGGTGGTGGCACCGACGATCCCGCTCCTGGAACGCGAACTGGACATGAGCCAGTCCGAGGGGGCGCTGCTCAGCATCATCCTCCTCATCACCGGTGCGCTCATCACCCCGCTGGCGGGCAAGCTCGGCGACCGCTACGGCGGGAAGAAGATCCTGATCCGGCTGATGGCGGTGGTCTCGGTCGGCGGCACGGTGTCGGCCCTGGCCCCGAACCTGCCCGTGCTGCTGGTCGGCCAGGTGTTGCAGGGCGCGATGATCGGCGCGCTGCCCCTGTCGTTCATCGTGGTCCGCGAACACCTCCCCGCCGGGGAGTCCAAGGTGGCCATCGGTGTGGTCAGCGGACTCTTCGTCGGCGGGTCGATGGTCGGCATGCTGTCGGCCGGTCCGGTGGCGGAACAGCTCTCCCGGCACTGGATGTTCGCGCTGCCGACGCTCGCGGTCATCGGCGCCACCCTGCTCGTGAACCGGCTGATGCCGACCGATCCGCCGGGCCGGTCGGACGGCTCCGGGATCGACTGGCCCGGCCTGCTGCTGCTGAGCGGGATGCTGGTCACCCTCATGCTCCTCCTCGCGCTGGCGCCCGAAGCCGGCTCGCAGCCGCTCGCGTTCGTCGCCCTCGTGCTGGTTCTGGCCGCGTTCGTCGCCGGATGGGTGAGGGTCGAACGGCGCGCGGCGGCGCCGATGATCGACCTGCGCATGCTGGCGCGGCCCGCGATATGGAAGGCGTGCGTGCTCACGTTCGTCATCTGCCTCGGTGCCACGATGGCGGTCTATCTGATTCCGCAACTGCTCGACGAGCGCGGCGACGGGTACGGATTCGGGGCCGGCGCCACCGAGATCGGCTTCTTCCTGCTGCCCGGCGCCGTCGCCGCCACCCTGGCCGGACCGCTCGGCGGGATCGGGGAACGGCGTTTCGGCTCGCGTGCCGTGGTCAACACCGGCGTCGTCATGATGACCGTCGGCCTGCTCGCCGTGGCGGCCGTGCACACCGAGGTGTGGCATCTCGTCGTCGGCAAGATGCTGATCGCGCTGGCCAACGGCCTCTGCGTCACGGCGATGATGACCAGCACCGCCACCGCCGTCGACCAGGGCGACACCGGCATCGCGACCAGTCTGATCCTGGTGAGCCGCGTGGTCGGCTCCGCCGTCGGCGGGCAGCTGGGCGGCGCTCTCCTCACCGCCGGAACCCCCTCCGGGACGAAGGTCGCGGCCGAATCGGCCTACGTCACCGGGTTCGTCATCGCCGGCGTCGTCGTGTCGCTGGCCCTGTTCGTCACCCGCACCATGAGCAAAGGAGTCAAGGCATGA
- a CDS encoding HPr family phosphocarrier protein, whose translation MAERRVNVGWAEGLHARPASIFVRAATATGVPVTIAKADGSPVNAASMLAVLGLGAQGGEEIVLASDAEGADIALDRLAKLVAEGLEELPETV comes from the coding sequence ATGGCTGAGCGCCGCGTCAACGTCGGCTGGGCCGAGGGTCTCCACGCCCGCCCCGCCTCCATCTTCGTCCGAGCCGCCACGGCCACAGGCGTCCCGGTGACGATCGCCAAGGCCGACGGGTCCCCCGTCAACGCGGCCTCCATGCTGGCCGTCCTCGGCCTCGGCGCGCAGGGCGGCGAGGAGATCGTCCTCGCCTCCGACGCCGAGGGCGCGGACATCGCCCTGGACCGGCTGGCGAAGCTGGTCGCCGAGGGCCTCGAGGAGCTTCCCGAGACCGTCTGA
- a CDS encoding CobW family GTP-binding protein, with the protein MGQRPTRQQIPVVVLAGFLGSGKTTLLNHLLHRSGGNRIGAVVNDFGSIEIDAMAVAGALGDSTVSLGNGCLCCAVDAGELDGYLARLARPEAGIDVIVIEASGLAEPQELVRMVLAGEQPEVVYGGLVEVVDAAEFDDTRARHPEIDRHLALADLVVVNKTDRAEDAERVLALVRSLSDGAAVVPATYGRIDPAFLYECRPSEERVGQLSFDDLHDRDADGAHTEHLHAAYDTLSFVSAEPLDPRRLMRFLDSRPEGLYRIKGYVDFGPYDPRNRYAVHAVGRFLRFYPEPWPPGAARRTQLVLIGSGIDAPALDKELDACRGDTPHADEHGMWGVLRYVPSPDGEAPDGEAPDGEEPPPTA; encoded by the coding sequence GTGGGGCAGCGCCCGACACGGCAGCAGATCCCGGTCGTCGTACTCGCCGGGTTCCTCGGTTCCGGGAAGACCACACTGCTCAACCACCTCCTCCACCGCAGCGGAGGCAACCGGATCGGCGCCGTCGTCAACGACTTCGGCTCGATCGAGATCGACGCGATGGCCGTCGCCGGCGCCCTCGGCGACTCCACCGTGTCGCTCGGCAACGGCTGCCTGTGCTGTGCCGTCGACGCAGGCGAACTCGACGGGTACCTGGCGCGGCTCGCCCGGCCCGAGGCCGGCATCGACGTCATCGTCATCGAGGCGAGCGGCCTGGCCGAGCCGCAGGAACTCGTGCGCATGGTGCTCGCCGGCGAACAGCCGGAGGTCGTCTACGGCGGACTCGTCGAGGTCGTCGACGCCGCCGAGTTCGACGACACGCGCGCCCGGCACCCCGAGATCGACCGGCACCTGGCCCTCGCCGACCTGGTCGTGGTCAACAAGACCGACCGGGCCGAGGACGCCGAGCGCGTGCTCGCCCTCGTCCGCTCGCTCAGCGACGGCGCCGCCGTCGTGCCCGCGACCTACGGCCGTATCGACCCCGCGTTCCTCTACGAGTGCCGGCCGAGCGAGGAGCGTGTGGGGCAGCTGTCCTTCGACGACCTGCACGACCGCGACGCGGACGGCGCACACACCGAGCACCTGCACGCGGCGTACGACACCCTCTCGTTCGTCTCCGCCGAGCCGCTCGACCCGCGCCGGCTCATGCGGTTCCTCGACAGCCGGCCCGAGGGCCTGTACCGGATCAAGGGGTACGTCGACTTCGGCCCGTACGACCCGCGCAACCGATACGCCGTGCACGCCGTGGGACGCTTCCTGCGCTTCTACCCGGAGCCCTGGCCGCCCGGCGCCGCCCGCCGCACCCAACTCGTCCTCATCGGCTCGGGCATCGACGCGCCCGCCCTCGACAAGGAACTCGACGCCTGCCGCGGCGACACCCCGCACGCCGACGAGCACGGCATGTGGGGCGTCCTGCGCTACGTACCGTCCCCGGACGGCGAAGCCCCGGACGGCGAAGCCCCGGACGGTGAGGAGCCGCCACCCACCGCCTAG
- a CDS encoding DNA gyrase/topoisomerase IV subunit A, giving the protein MARRSTKTPPPDDSYEEKILDIDVVDEMQGSFLEYAYSVIYSRALPDARDGLKPVHRRIVYQMSEMGLRPERGYVKCARVVGEVMGKLHPHGDSSIYDALVRMAQPFSMRVPLVDGHGNFGSLGNDDPPAAMRYTECRMAEATSLMTDSIDEDTVDFGPNYDGQEREPVALPAAFPNLLVNGASGIAVGMATNMPPHNLREVIAAARHLIRHPNADLDALMKHVPGPDLPTGGRIVGLPGIRDAYETGRGTFKIRATVSVETVTARRKGLVVTELPFAVGPEKVIAKIKDLVGSKKLQGIADVKDLTDREHGLRLVIEIKNGFVPEAVLEQLYKLTPMEESFGINNVALVDGQPLTLGLKELLEVYLDHRFNVVRRRSEFRRGKKRDRLHLVEGLLTALVDIDEVIRLIRSSENSAQAKQRLMEQFSLSDVQTQYILDTPLRRLTKYDRIELESEKERLNAEIEELTRILDSDAELRKLVSTELAAVAKKFGTDRRTTLLESGGVPVAAVPLQVADAPCRVLLSSTGLLARTANADPLVTQAGAKRVKHDLIVSAVAATARGEVGVVTSAGRLLRVNVVDLPQLPESMPAPNLAGGAPLAEFVSLEDDETVVCLTTLDESSPGLALGTEQGVVKRVVPDYPSNKDELEVISLKEGDRIVGGVELRTGDEDLVFITDDAQLLRYQASQVRAQGRPAGGVAGIKLTDGAKVISFTAVDPAVDGVVFTVAGSRGTLDDSVQTTAKLTPFDQYPRKGRATGGVRCQRFLKGEDCLAFAWAGPTPALAAQKNGTPAQLPDIDPRRDGSGVSLPKTVSVVAGPAQ; this is encoded by the coding sequence ATGGCCCGCCGTAGCACGAAGACCCCGCCGCCCGACGACTCGTACGAGGAGAAGATCCTCGACATCGACGTCGTCGACGAGATGCAGGGCTCCTTCCTCGAGTACGCGTACTCGGTCATCTACTCCCGTGCACTGCCGGACGCCCGCGACGGCCTCAAGCCGGTGCACCGCCGGATCGTGTACCAGATGAGCGAGATGGGCCTCAGGCCGGAGCGCGGCTACGTGAAGTGCGCCCGCGTCGTCGGCGAGGTCATGGGCAAGCTGCACCCGCACGGTGACTCGTCCATCTACGACGCGCTGGTGCGCATGGCCCAGCCCTTCTCGATGCGCGTGCCCCTGGTGGACGGCCACGGCAACTTCGGCTCCCTCGGCAACGACGACCCGCCGGCCGCCATGCGGTACACCGAGTGCCGGATGGCCGAGGCCACCAGCCTGATGACGGACTCCATCGACGAGGACACCGTCGACTTCGGGCCCAACTACGACGGCCAGGAGCGGGAGCCGGTGGCCCTGCCCGCCGCCTTCCCGAACCTGCTGGTCAACGGCGCCTCCGGCATCGCGGTCGGCATGGCGACGAACATGCCGCCGCACAATCTGCGCGAGGTCATCGCCGCCGCCCGGCACCTGATCCGGCACCCGAACGCCGATCTCGACGCCCTGATGAAGCACGTGCCGGGCCCCGACCTGCCCACCGGCGGCCGGATCGTGGGCCTGCCCGGCATCCGGGACGCGTACGAGACCGGCCGCGGCACCTTCAAGATCCGCGCGACGGTGTCCGTGGAGACCGTGACGGCCCGGCGCAAGGGCCTCGTCGTCACCGAGTTGCCCTTCGCGGTCGGCCCCGAGAAGGTCATCGCGAAGATCAAGGACCTGGTGGGCTCGAAGAAGCTCCAGGGCATCGCGGACGTCAAGGACCTCACCGACCGCGAGCACGGACTGCGCCTGGTCATCGAGATCAAGAACGGCTTCGTGCCCGAGGCCGTCCTGGAGCAGCTGTACAAGCTGACGCCGATGGAGGAGTCCTTCGGTATCAACAACGTCGCCCTGGTGGACGGCCAGCCCCTCACCCTGGGCCTCAAAGAGCTGCTGGAGGTCTATCTCGACCACCGCTTCAACGTCGTACGGCGCCGCAGCGAGTTCCGCCGGGGCAAGAAGCGCGACCGCCTGCACCTGGTGGAGGGCCTGCTCACCGCGCTGGTCGACATCGACGAGGTCATCCGCCTCATCCGCTCCAGCGAGAACTCCGCGCAGGCCAAGCAGCGCCTGATGGAGCAGTTCTCGCTGAGCGACGTGCAGACGCAGTACATCCTGGACACGCCGCTGCGCCGGCTCACCAAGTACGACCGCATCGAGCTGGAGTCCGAGAAGGAGCGGCTGAACGCGGAGATCGAGGAGCTGACCCGGATCCTCGACTCGGACGCGGAGCTGCGCAAGCTGGTCTCCACCGAACTGGCGGCGGTCGCCAAGAAGTTCGGCACCGACCGTCGTACGACGCTGCTGGAGTCGGGCGGCGTCCCGGTCGCCGCCGTGCCGCTCCAGGTGGCGGACGCCCCGTGCCGGGTGCTGCTCTCCTCGACGGGCCTGCTGGCCCGCACCGCGAACGCCGACCCCCTGGTCACTCAGGCCGGTGCCAAGCGCGTCAAGCACGACCTGATCGTCTCGGCGGTGGCGGCCACCGCGCGCGGCGAGGTCGGCGTGGTGACGTCCGCCGGGCGCCTGCTGCGGGTGAACGTCGTGGACCTGCCCCAGCTCCCCGAGTCCATGCCCGCACCGAACCTGGCGGGCGGCGCGCCGCTGGCCGAGTTCGTGTCCCTGGAGGACGACGAGACCGTCGTCTGCCTGACCACCCTGGACGAGTCCTCGCCGGGCCTGGCGCTCGGCACGGAGCAGGGTGTGGTCAAGCGGGTGGTGCCCGACTACCCGTCCAACAAGGACGAGTTGGAGGTCATTTCCCTCAAGGAGGGCGACCGCATCGTCGGCGGCGTCGAGTTGCGCACCGGTGACGAGGACCTGGTCTTCATCACGGACGACGCGCAGCTCCTGCGCTACCAGGCCTCACAGGTGCGCGCCCAGGGCCGTCCGGCGGGCGGTGTGGCGGGCATCAAGCTCACCGACGGGGCCAAGGTCATCTCCTTCACGGCGGTGGACCCGGCCGTGGACGGGGTGGTCTTCACGGTGGCCGGTTCACGCGGCACCCTGGACGACTCCGTGCAGACCACGGCCAAGCTCACGCCGTTCGACCAGTACCCCCGCAAGGGGCGGGCCACGGGTGGCGTGCGCTGCCAGCGGTTCCTGAAGGGCGAGGACTGCCTGGCCTTCGCCTGGGCGGGCCCGACCCCGGCGCTGGCCGCCCAGAAGAACGGCACACCGGCCCAGCTCCCGGACATCGACCCGCGCCGCGACGGCTCCGGCGTGTCGCTGCCGAAGACGGTGTCGGTGGTGGCGGGCCCCGCCCAGTGA
- a CDS encoding GntR family transcriptional regulator — MRIPAHSVCTAIRDDIVAGVHVRGVRLTEELLARRYGVSRVPVREALRTLEAEGFVVTRRHAGACVAEPTEQEAADLLETRTLLEPLGAARAARRRTDAHLKVLRGLVRLGQERARQGSGEDLRSLGGWFHETLAQAAGSPSLTALLTQLRHKIAWMYDVEAPAGPVEYWAEHGAILDAVARGDGDRARALMALHAERSAPGHRLRFASGGGRTERVRNSQRPVNTASLRH, encoded by the coding sequence ATGCGTATTCCGGCGCATTCGGTGTGCACGGCGATCCGGGACGACATCGTCGCCGGCGTCCACGTGCGCGGGGTCCGGCTCACCGAGGAACTCCTCGCCCGCCGCTACGGCGTCTCCCGCGTCCCCGTCCGCGAGGCCCTGCGCACGCTGGAGGCCGAGGGCTTCGTGGTGACCCGGCGGCACGCGGGCGCTTGCGTCGCGGAACCGACAGAGCAGGAGGCCGCCGATCTGCTGGAGACCCGTACGCTCCTGGAGCCCCTCGGCGCCGCCCGGGCCGCCCGCCGCCGGACCGACGCCCACCTCAAGGTGTTGCGCGGCCTGGTCCGCCTGGGGCAGGAACGCGCCAGGCAGGGCAGCGGCGAGGATCTGCGCTCCCTGGGCGGCTGGTTCCACGAGACGCTCGCGCAGGCCGCCGGCAGCCCCTCCCTGACGGCGCTGCTGACCCAGCTGCGCCACAAGATCGCCTGGATGTACGACGTGGAGGCGCCGGCCGGGCCGGTGGAGTACTGGGCCGAGCACGGCGCGATCCTCGACGCGGTGGCCCGGGGCGACGGCGACCGCGCGCGGGCGCTCATGGCGCTGCACGCCGAGCGGTCGGCGCCGGGGCACCGCCTGCGATTCGCCTCCGGCGGAGGCAGAACGGAGCGTGTGAGGAACTCGCAACGTCCCGTAAACACGGCGAGCCTGCGACATTAA
- a CDS encoding M23 family metallopeptidase — translation MAFTRATGKHRRPSRMHRSTARAAGVAALATTGVVGTLAAPALAAEPEVERSGITPVITIGDSLAEEIDAQALAQRQAAADAAAREAAQEAARERAAEAAKEAREAKERAAREAERKRLNTFVPPITASYVSTAYQAGSSLWSSGSHTGIDFHASSGTTVHAVGVGTVVEAGWGGAYGNQVVIKMHDGTYTQYGHLSSIGVSVGQSVDPGQQIGLSGATGNVTGPHLHFEARTSPEYGSDMDPVAYLRSHGVNV, via the coding sequence ATGGCGTTCACGCGCGCCACCGGGAAGCACCGGCGTCCCAGCAGGATGCATCGCAGTACCGCCCGCGCGGCGGGTGTCGCGGCCCTCGCCACCACCGGCGTCGTCGGCACCCTCGCGGCTCCGGCGCTCGCCGCCGAGCCCGAGGTGGAGCGGAGCGGAATCACCCCGGTCATCACCATCGGCGACTCCCTGGCCGAGGAGATCGACGCCCAGGCCCTCGCACAGCGGCAGGCCGCCGCGGACGCCGCCGCCCGTGAGGCGGCCCAGGAGGCCGCGCGCGAGCGGGCCGCCGAGGCGGCCAAGGAGGCACGCGAGGCCAAGGAGCGCGCCGCGCGGGAGGCGGAGCGCAAGCGCCTCAACACCTTCGTCCCGCCGATCACCGCGTCCTACGTCTCCACCGCGTACCAGGCGGGCAGCTCCCTGTGGTCCTCCGGCAGCCACACCGGCATCGACTTCCACGCCTCCAGCGGTACGACCGTGCACGCGGTCGGCGTCGGCACCGTCGTCGAGGCCGGCTGGGGCGGGGCGTACGGCAACCAGGTCGTGATCAAGATGCACGACGGCACCTACACGCAGTACGGGCACCTGTCGTCCATCGGCGTCTCCGTCGGCCAGTCGGTCGACCCCGGCCAGCAGATCGGCCTCTCCGGCGCCACCGGCAACGTCACCGGGCCCCACCTGCACTTCGAGGCCCGTACGAGCCCCGAGTACGGCTCGGACATGGACCCCGTCGCCTACCTCCGCTCGCACGGCGTGAACGTCTGA
- a CDS encoding FAD-dependent monooxygenase, with protein MTRTAPGPKVLICGASIAGPALAFWLNRQGFEVTVVEKAGTLRSGGYPIDVRGTALDVVERMGILPRLRDAHIDLRRLTFRDGDGGEVASLHPHAVTGGVAGRDLEIRRGDLTDALYMAVRDDVEFLFDDSVDTLDQTGHGVDVTFRGGGSRTFDLVFGADGMHSRTREMLFGPEERFHRYLGYCFAVFTMRNTFGLSHETVMWNTPGRAAALYAVGDDDEVHAFLNFARPEPPVDAFGSPDAQRDLLAEVFADAGWEVPGILAALHDADDVFFDAVGQIRMPRWSRGRIALLGDAAYAPSFLTGQGTSLALVGAYMLAGSLADRDHAAGFAAYESGTRDFVTLNQNLVGQGGATLFPTTARALDQRNDRLRGLSAMPAPEPRPAHSALTLPAFGDR; from the coding sequence ATGACCCGCACCGCACCGGGGCCCAAGGTCCTGATCTGTGGGGCCAGCATCGCCGGTCCCGCCCTGGCCTTCTGGCTCAACCGCCAGGGGTTCGAGGTCACCGTGGTGGAGAAGGCCGGCACGCTCCGCAGCGGCGGCTACCCCATCGACGTACGCGGCACCGCACTCGACGTCGTGGAGAGGATGGGGATCCTGCCGCGATTGCGGGACGCGCACATCGACCTGCGCCGGCTCACCTTCCGGGACGGGGACGGCGGCGAGGTGGCCTCGCTCCACCCGCACGCCGTCACCGGCGGTGTCGCGGGACGGGACCTGGAGATACGCCGCGGGGATCTGACGGACGCGCTGTACATGGCGGTCCGGGACGACGTGGAGTTCCTCTTCGACGACTCCGTCGACACCCTCGACCAGACCGGGCACGGGGTCGACGTCACCTTCCGCGGTGGCGGCAGCCGCACCTTCGACCTGGTGTTCGGCGCGGACGGCATGCACTCACGTACCCGGGAGATGCTCTTCGGTCCCGAGGAGCGGTTCCACCGGTACCTCGGCTACTGCTTCGCCGTGTTCACCATGCGCAACACCTTCGGCCTCTCCCACGAGACGGTCATGTGGAACACGCCGGGCCGGGCCGCCGCCCTCTACGCCGTGGGGGACGACGACGAAGTGCACGCCTTCCTGAACTTCGCCCGGCCGGAGCCGCCCGTCGACGCCTTCGGCAGCCCGGACGCCCAACGGGACCTGCTCGCCGAGGTCTTCGCCGACGCAGGCTGGGAGGTCCCGGGCATCCTTGCCGCCCTCCACGACGCGGACGACGTGTTCTTCGACGCGGTGGGCCAGATCCGCATGCCCCGCTGGTCCCGCGGCCGGATCGCGCTGCTGGGCGACGCCGCCTACGCGCCCTCGTTCCTCACCGGGCAGGGCACCAGCCTCGCCCTCGTCGGCGCCTACATGCTGGCCGGTTCCCTGGCCGACCGGGACCACGCCGCGGGCTTCGCCGCCTACGAGAGCGGCACCCGTGACTTCGTGACCCTGAACCAGAACCTGGTCGGCCAGGGCGGCGCCACCCTCTTCCCGACCACCGCGCGGGCCCTGGACCAGCGCAACGACCGGCTGCGCGGCCTCAGCGCCATGCCCGCACCGGAGCCCCGCCCGGCCCATTCGGCCCTCACGCTGCCCGCCTTCGGCGACCGCTGA
- a CDS encoding M16 family metallopeptidase — translation MTDLATMDFHAQPQAGEPKPWAFPAPGRGSLDNGLTVLRCHRPGQQVVAVEVLLDAPLDAEPAGLDGVATIMARAFSEGTDKHSAEEFAAELERCGATLDAHADHPGVRLSLEVPASRLAKALGLVADALRAPAFADSEVERLVRNRLDEIPHELANPARRAAKELSKELFPAGSRMSRPRQGTEETVEAIDSGSVRAFYEKHVRPATATAVVVGDLTGLDLDALLGETLGAWTGSAAEPRPVPPVTADDRGRVVIVDRPGAVQTQLLIGRTGSDRHDRVWPAQVLGTYCLGGTLTSRLDRVLREEKGYTYGVRAFGQVLRSAPDGTGAAMLAISGSVDTPNTGPALEDLWTVLRKLAAEGLTDPERDVAVQNLVGVAPLKYETAAAVASTLADQVEQHLPDDYQATLYRQLAATGTVEATAAVVNAFPVDRLVTVLVGDAAQIKEPVEALGIGEVTVVAAE, via the coding sequence GTGACCGACCTCGCCACCATGGACTTCCACGCCCAGCCGCAGGCCGGCGAGCCCAAGCCGTGGGCGTTCCCCGCTCCCGGCCGCGGCAGCCTGGACAACGGGCTGACGGTACTGCGCTGCCACCGCCCCGGCCAGCAGGTCGTCGCCGTCGAGGTGCTCCTCGACGCGCCCCTGGACGCCGAGCCGGCCGGCCTCGACGGTGTCGCCACGATCATGGCGCGCGCCTTCTCCGAGGGCACCGACAAGCACTCCGCCGAGGAGTTCGCCGCCGAGCTGGAGCGCTGCGGTGCCACCCTCGACGCGCACGCCGACCACCCCGGCGTCCGGCTCAGCCTGGAGGTGCCCGCCTCGCGCCTCGCCAAGGCGCTCGGCCTCGTCGCCGACGCCCTGAGGGCACCCGCCTTCGCGGACAGCGAGGTCGAACGGCTGGTCCGCAACCGCCTCGACGAGATCCCGCACGAGCTGGCCAACCCGGCCCGCCGCGCGGCCAAGGAGCTCTCCAAGGAGCTGTTCCCGGCCGGGAGCCGCATGTCGCGCCCGCGCCAGGGCACCGAGGAGACGGTCGAGGCCATCGACTCCGGCTCCGTACGCGCCTTCTACGAGAAGCACGTCCGCCCCGCCACGGCCACCGCCGTGGTCGTCGGCGACCTCACCGGCCTGGACCTGGACGCGCTGCTGGGCGAGACCCTGGGCGCGTGGACCGGCTCCGCCGCCGAACCCCGTCCCGTGCCGCCGGTGACCGCCGACGACCGGGGCCGCGTCGTCATCGTGGACCGGCCCGGCGCCGTTCAGACGCAGTTGCTGATCGGCCGCACCGGGTCCGACCGGCACGACCGCGTGTGGCCCGCACAGGTGCTCGGCACCTACTGCCTCGGCGGCACCCTCACCTCCCGCCTGGACCGCGTCCTGCGCGAGGAGAAGGGCTACACCTACGGCGTCCGGGCGTTCGGGCAGGTGCTGCGGTCCGCGCCGGACGGCACCGGCGCCGCCATGCTCGCCATCAGCGGCTCCGTCGACACCCCGAACACCGGTCCCGCCCTGGAGGACCTGTGGACGGTGCTGCGCAAGCTCGCCGCGGAAGGGCTCACCGACCCCGAGCGCGACGTGGCCGTGCAGAACCTGGTGGGTGTGGCGCCGCTGAAGTACGAGACGGCCGCGGCCGTGGCGAGCACCCTGGCCGACCAGGTCGAGCAGCACCTGCCCGACGACTACCAGGCGACGCTCTACCGTCAACTGGCCGCCACGGGCACCGTGGAGGCCACGGCGGCGGTCGTGAACGCCTTCCCGGTCGACCGGCTGGTGACCGTCCTCGTCGGTGACGCCGCGCAGATCAAGGAGCCCGTCGAGGCCCTCGGTATCGGTGAAGTCACGGTGGTGGCGGCCGAGTAG